In Opitutales bacterium, the following proteins share a genomic window:
- a CDS encoding DUF721 domain-containing protein: MRFSQGAVKAIADFKGVHYRPSRGKLRPTQEVDGLMEVLLERYQIEGVKPEQAIMERWRDVVGPQFAHRCSPVRLTSDGVLFIATANASMRSELQFQKRVILSRIQKIPECSDVREIRLGSG; this comes from the coding sequence ATGCGGTTTTCGCAGGGGGCAGTGAAGGCGATCGCGGATTTCAAGGGGGTTCATTATCGCCCTTCGCGGGGTAAGCTCAGGCCGACTCAAGAAGTTGATGGACTCATGGAGGTCTTGCTTGAGCGTTACCAGATCGAGGGTGTGAAGCCGGAACAGGCCATTATGGAAAGATGGCGCGATGTGGTAGGTCCTCAATTTGCCCATCGCTGCTCTCCAGTCCGCCTTACCTCAGACGGGGTCCTCTTCATTGCTACTGCGAATGCAAGTATGCGTAGCGAGCTACAGTTTCAAAAAAGGGTCATTCTCAGCCGCATACAGAAAATCCCCGAATGCAGCGACGTGAGAGAGATTCGACTGGGCTCGGGGTAG
- a CDS encoding 3-deoxy-D-manno-octulosonic acid transferase gives MLGLYRILYLPLFILFAPFAVYRMLRRGGYGRDLHHRLGLYPHLPKKSKNRTRLWIQAVSVGELLAIGPLLKALHDTNRFEIVVTTTTSTGYVILSNSYQELTLFRGYFPLDFWPITSRAWRRIDPDIVVLTESELWPEHLQQAKQRQIPALLINARISDRSFKRYQRAAFFAAWNFSKLTHISASSEIDAKRIADLGVDSSRIQITGNLKLDTDIQPRLTAAEIAAERRACGFDPEDLVIMGSSTWPGEEAMLARYVMHRRNAGEKSLKLLIVPRHTERRNEIRQDLQSLGVTARFRHAQQKTEEAHDSWIYVADTTGELKTLTQIADIAFIGKSMPQHQGGQTPVEAAIAGLPIVTGPNMTNFRAITQSIIHARIARVGSDEAGIFSELDFFLSQADERASVRERAASWHRSNRGALQRTVELIHSYVHDS, from the coding sequence GTGCTTGGGCTCTATCGCATTCTTTATCTCCCACTATTCATCTTATTTGCGCCGTTCGCAGTCTATCGGATGTTGCGGCGTGGCGGATATGGAAGAGATCTGCACCATCGACTTGGCCTCTACCCGCACCTACCTAAAAAATCCAAAAACCGCACCCGCCTGTGGATACAAGCAGTGAGTGTGGGTGAGCTCCTCGCGATCGGCCCGCTACTCAAAGCTCTTCACGACACAAATCGGTTTGAAATCGTGGTGACCACCACGACCAGTACCGGTTACGTTATCCTCTCTAATAGCTATCAGGAGCTTACCCTTTTTCGGGGCTATTTCCCTCTAGATTTCTGGCCCATTACTTCGCGGGCATGGAGGCGCATCGACCCCGACATCGTTGTTTTGACCGAAAGTGAGCTGTGGCCCGAACACCTCCAGCAGGCCAAGCAACGCCAAATCCCAGCGCTTTTAATCAATGCCCGTATTTCTGACCGTTCCTTCAAACGCTATCAGCGCGCAGCCTTCTTTGCCGCTTGGAATTTTAGCAAGCTCACCCATATCTCCGCATCTTCTGAAATCGACGCCAAACGCATCGCAGATCTAGGAGTAGATTCCTCAAGAATTCAAATCACCGGAAATCTAAAACTCGATACCGACATCCAGCCTCGTCTCACAGCGGCGGAAATTGCAGCAGAGCGTAGAGCATGCGGCTTCGACCCCGAAGACCTGGTCATAATGGGCTCATCGACTTGGCCTGGAGAAGAGGCCATGCTCGCACGATATGTCATGCATCGGCGTAATGCCGGAGAAAAATCACTCAAGCTCCTCATAGTACCCCGGCATACTGAGCGAAGAAACGAAATCAGACAGGACCTCCAATCGCTCGGAGTAACCGCGCGCTTTCGCCACGCTCAACAAAAGACTGAAGAAGCACACGACTCATGGATTTACGTCGCTGACACTACGGGTGAGCTCAAGACACTTACTCAGATTGCGGACATCGCATTCATCGGAAAAAGCATGCCTCAACACCAAGGAGGCCAAACTCCAGTCGAGGCAGCCATTGCTGGCCTCCCTATAGTCACGGGACCAAACATGACCAATTTTCGCGCCATTACTCAAAGCATCATCCATGCACGCATTGCCCGTGTCGGCTCGGATGAAGCGGGGATTTTTTCCGAACTAGATTTTTTCCTGAGCCAAGCCGACGAGCGTGCATCTGTAAGAGAACGCGCGGCCTCTTGGCATCGCTCAAATCGAGGAGCCTTGCAGCGCACCGTCGAACTCATTCATTCTTATGTGCATGACTCCTAA